The genomic stretch TCCTTGATCAGCGTAATCAAATGTCGTGTCTAAAATGGAAGCATTTACAGTAACGTTGGTTTCTTTGAGTTGAGACATGCCGGCCGGGTTAGTCCAAGCTGTTAAAGCACTCTCTGCTAGAGCTGCGGTACCAGCTCCTGCAGTACTTGCGTTCAATGAACCTAATTCAGGAAGCAATGGGCCAGCCGCCATTGCATGGGTTGAAAGCGTTGACACTACAATGGCAAGTGCGTGTTTTTTCATGGAATAGAACCTATTTTGGGAGCTGTTTTTAAGGCGCTGATAGTAGTCTCACAAATTGGGTCGAAAAATAGCGAATTAACATTTCATTCTATCGTTTTTACGATAGCATGGTGCTCATGGTCGCCTAACGAGTAATGATATATGAGCAACGACATCCCAAACTTCAATCTACTTGCCGTGTTTTCTGCGGTAATGGAGCAGGGCAGTTTAAGTAAAGCTGCGGATCAACTCAGTACCAACCAGTCGACCATCAGTACCGCATTAGCCCGCTTAAAAAAAGAGATTGGCCAAGAGCTTTTTGTTCGTAAAGGAAGAGGGGTTGCGCCTACGTCTTATGCCCAAAGCTTGTATGAACAAATTAAAGCGCCGATCAATGAACTCAATGGCGTGTTTCAGTCGATGACCAACTTTGATGAGCAATCTTCTGAACGTAAGTTTGTGATTTCTGCGCCTGAGCACTTACAGTGGGTGCTGCTCAATAGTTTTGCGGCGCTTCCTAATCAAAACTTGTCATTAGAAGTCTTTGATCAACCAGACAGTGATGAGCGTATTTACGAAGACCTTTTGACTCAAGAATTCGATGCGATGATCGATATTGTGGTGCCTGAACACCCAAGTATCGTCAGTGAAACACTTTATGAGGGCGAGTTTGTGATCGTGTGTCGAGCTGATCACCCGCGAATCCAAGGTGAAATCAGCGAAGCTCAGTTCCTAAGTGAAAAGCATGCCGTATTAGACAGAACACGACGCAAAGTTCGCAGTTTGAATCACTACACTTCTTTGGATCTGTCCCAACGTAAAATCGTATTTCATGGGCGTTCGCTGTTCAGTAATATCTTGCTGTGTAGCCAATCCGATTACATCACTGTCGTGCCTTTATCTATGGCCGTGCAGTTCCAAGAAAAGTTAAGTTTACAGCTGTTCAAGCCACCCTTTGAGTATCAGCCGATGTCTCACTACCTGATTTGGTTGAAGAAGCAGAACAGCGACCCCGCTCATAAATGGTTCAGAGAACAAGTCATCAGTACGTCAGATGCAATGTCGAAGGCGCTTAAAGATAGGCGTTTGCGGTTTTAATTTAGGGTCTAACTCGAAGGGAAGCATTGGCTTCCCTTTTTTGTGTCATTGAGTTCGTGCTAGTCATAAAGTTCATAACAAAAAATTATCACATTGAGAATTTTTGATAATTTCCTTAATTCCTCGCTGAATCGTATTATTTCACCCAGAGATTAGTGGATAACCTCCACTCAAAATAATAACGGCGCCATGCTTGTGGTGCTAATAAGGGTGAAATATGAAATTCCTACACACAATGATTCGAGTTGCTGATCTAGATAAGTCTATTGAGTTCTACACCAAGGTATTGGGTATGAAAGAACTTGAGCGTCATGACAATAATGATTACCGCTACACGTTGGTTTTTGTTGGCTACGAGCAAGGTGGCACAACCATCGAACTGACTTACAACTGGGATACCAACGAATACGAAATGGGCAACGCATTTGGCCATTTAGCATTGGGTGTGGAAGATATTTACGCGGCATGTGACAAGATTAAATCGCTAGGTGGTAATGTGACTCGTGAAGCGGGCCCTGTAAAAGGTGGTTCAACACACATCGCTTTTATCACTGACCCAGACGGCTACCAAATCGAACTGATTCAACTAGGTTAATCGAGGAAATAACAATGACAAACGCACTATTTCAACCAATTCAACTTGGTAATATCGAACTAAAAAACCGTATTGTTATGCCTCCGATGACTCGCTCTCGTGCAACGCAACCTGGTAACTCAGCAAACGAAATGATGGCGGCTTACTACGCTCAACGCGCTTCTGCGGGTTTGATTGTCGCAGAAGGCACACAGATTTCTCCATTGGGTCAGGGTTACGCTTGGACACCGGGTATCTACTCTGACGAGCAAATTGCTGGTTGGAAAAAAGTAACCGATGCCGTACATGAAAAAGGCGGCGTTATTTTTGCTCAGCTTTGGCATGTAGGTCGTGTAACTCACCCAGATAACATCGGTGGTGAACAGCCAATTTCGTCTTCAGCTATCAAAGCGGAAAACGTGAAAGTCTTCATCGATAACGGCACTGATGAACCGGGTTTTGTTGACGTGGTTGAACCTCGTGAAATGACCAAAGAAGACATCAAAGAAGTGGTTGAGCAATACCGCCAAGCAGCGCTTAACGCAATCGAAGCAGGGTTTGATGGCATTGAGCTTCACGCGGCAAATGGCTATTTGATTAACCAATTCATTGATTCTGAAGCAAACAACCGTACCGATGAATACGGTGGTTCAATTGAAAACCGCCTACGTTTCTTAGGTGAGGTGGTTGAAGCTATGGTTGAAGCGATTGGTGCTGACCGTGTTGGTGTTCGTCTTGCTCCGTTTACTTCGCTAAATGGCACGGTTGACGCGACGCCAGTTGAAACTTACACAGCAGCGGCCGCGTACCTAAACCTATACAAGATCGTTTACCTGCACATCGCAGAAGTAGACTGGGACGATGCGCCTGAAACGCCAAAAGCATTCAAAGCTGCGGTTCGTGAAGCATTCAAAGGTGTACTGATTTACGCAGGTAAATACGACAGTCAACGTGGCGAGCAAGCGGTCGCAGAAGGCGTGACAGATATGGTTGGCTTTGGTCGTCCATTCGTAGCAAACCCAGACTTACCAGCTCGTATTCAAAATGGTTTTCCTCTAGCTCCGCACGATCCAAACACGCTGTTTGGCGGTGCTGAAAAAGGCTTAACGGATTACCCAGAATACGCAGGCTAAAAACTGCTGCCTGAAACAGAGTATTAAGATAGTATCTTGATCCTGTTAAGAGTTTATAAAAAGCAACCTTGCAGAGTCGGGTTGCTTTTTTGTTATTGGAACGAATAAAAATGATGAACGTAAAAGCGATGCGTGGCGAGCTTTACCTCTTGTGTGCCACTTTATTGGCTGGGGTAGGATGGATTGCATCTAAGCTGGTGGTCATGGAAATGCCGGGCCCGGTGTTCATTGGTGTGCGTTTTGTTGTCGCGAGTCTGATTCTACTGCCATTCTGTATTCATCATATTCGCAAGCTGTCATTTAAGCAGGTCCTGTCATTGTGCGGTGTCGGTTTACTCTTGTCTGCTTCACTTCAGGTTTGGGTGTTTGCCGTTTCGGTCACGGAGAGTTTATCGGAAGGGGCTTTCATCATGAGCTTGGCGATGATCATTGCGCCGTTTGTCTCTTGGGTTCTGTTTCGAGTGAAGCCAAATCGTGCATTCTGGATGTCATTTCCTATCGCAATCCTTGGTATGTTGCTGCTTACTCTCACCAACGGTTGGCACGTTGAGCAAAGCCAGATCTACTTCTTGTTAGCGTCAATGTTGCTCTCGATTCATTTTGTGATGAACAAACGTGTGATCACCAACATCAAGCCAATTGCCTCGATTTGTATTCAGCTTTTCGTAGTCGGAGTCAGTGGTTTGGCGTTTGCCTCGATGACGACACAGCCGGAATTTGAAATCACCAAAACGTTAGTGTTCTGGTTCATTGTGTCGGCGGTTGTTGCGACGTCTATTCGCTACCTATTACAAACGGTGGGCCAGCACTCAGTGAACATGGAAGTGGCGGCACTTATCATGATTCTAGAACCAGTATGGACACTGCTACTCAGTGTGAGCATGCTAGGTGAAACGGTCGAGGTGCAAAAATTGATCGGTGGAGCGGTGATCATTGCTTCGCTGTTTTGCTACATCAAATGGTCGCGGAAAAAATAAACCCTCGTTTAGGGCGAGGGTCTCATTCAGTTTCTAAGTGGTTTCTTTAGTGTTAGCTTCGAACTAAACAGCGGCGACCATTTTTTTAAGTAAACCGATCATCTGTTGCTGCTCTTTTGCATCAAGCGCGGCCATTAGCTCTTCATTCAACTTCACAGGGATGGGTATTAACACTTCTTCAAGTGCTTTACCTTTCTCTGTTAGGTAGATTCTAAAAGAGCGGCGGCTGTGTGGATCAGCTCTGCGTTCTACCAGTTCAAGCTTTTCCAACTTATCTAAGGTTCGTGTTGTCGTTGAGTTTTCTACTTTCGACTTAGCGGCAATATCACGCTGGGTAACGCCTTCTTCTTCCCATAAACACATCAGGGTTGGCCACAATGCGATGCTTAAGCCGTGTTTCTTTAGCTCAAGATCGAAATCTTTGGTCGCTTTGTTGGCGATCACATTGATCATCCATCCAAAACTATTCTGTCTATCAAACTCTTCTGGCATTGATTAGCCCCTAATTCTTATGACATAACAACTATTGCAATCGTAACTAATACCGACGCAATTAGCACCAACAACGCTTTCCTATTTGATGAAAAAGCCAATTGAGTGCCATTTCCGAAATGAGCGGTAGATAACGATTGATTTTGTTTGCCTGTGATCATAGCGAGCACTAAAGGCTTTGAGCGCAGTTTGTAGACCAAGATAGCCAATAAATGCAGTGCTACAAAAGCGATTAACATACGTGCGGCAATAGCATGAGCGGTGACGAGTAGGTCAAACACAGCGTCTGTGATGATGACTTCTGAATACGGCAATGTGTCGAAGAACCCCGCTATCGCTAGGCCAGTGATGCACTGGACGAATAAGGTTGTAATCATCCCCACAACCATCCAAGCACCTAGAGGATTATGCCCCGGCTTAGGTTGAACTCGGCCTCGTAAGTACTGCCAAGCAGATCGAGGTGAGCTCATAAACTGCGAAAAACGGCTGGTATCACTACCAATCATTCCCCAGACCAAGCGCCATAGAATCAAACTAAACAGTGCGAGTCCTAGATAAATGTGCGGGCCATTGCCACTAAAGCCTGATCCAGCAAGGCCAATAAACAGAGCGGCCTGCAGCCAGTGATAGAGTCGAGTTGGTAGATCCCAAATTTTCATTGTTCAATTTCCTGCTTGTCATTTTTAAGGTGAGATTAATTTACACAACAATAGTTGCGTTCGCAACTGTTGTTGTGTGAATTAAATGCATCTCATCGATTCCCGATTGAAAGCTCAACAAATCAACTGACCAATGAATAGGAATAACACTATGAAAAAACTGACAATCGCTTTACTTATCGCCGTGCCAGTAATGGCTATAGCTGCAACGGAAGTTGTGAATAATCGCCAACAGGCTTTCAGTTCCATTGAAAAACTCAATAAACAAGTGTCTTCAGAATTAGGAAACCGAAATACAGATTGGAAAAAGGTTGAGGAGTTAAGTGAGAGTTTGGTTGAACATGGAATTGTACTGAACAGCAGTTTTGCTGAGAGTGACACTGGCGGTAAGGCAAAAGAAACGGTGTGGAGTAAGCCAGAGAAATTCAATCAGCTGATGCTACAGATGAATCAAGGTTTTACGGAGTTACAACAGGCGAGTATTGAGCAGGACCTTAGCAAGGCTAAACGTGGTTTAGATGCGGCCAACAACACGTGCCGAGCGTGTCATCGTACTTATCGTTCGCGTTGGTAAGTCATTTTGAGAGGCTTAAAAACAACAAAGCCTGTGCGAATCGAATCGCGACAGGCTTGGTACGGTATGCAAATAAGTAAGCAAGTGCGCTAGAGCTTAGGTTAGATAGGTTGGGTTAAATGTTCTCACCCAAACTAAAATACGCCAGCACTTCATCTTCGTTGTTGTAGGTGAAGTCCATACGTACATTGATACGTTCTTGGCGCATTAATCGATAGCGCAATCCGAGGCCAACCATGGTCAGAAGGTCGCCATCATCAAAGCTATGATAAGGGTCTTTCGGGTTGAGCCTTTCGCCAAACACTTTACCGACACCCGTTAAACCGACTACGGCGACGTTGTTTAGAAAATTAATTGATGAGCCAGAAATCGAGTAGCGGTATTCCATCTCAAGGTTGGTCATGTGTGAAGCGATGTGATCACCCGCGACGAAACCACGTTGAACGTTTCGTCCTTGTCGACCATAGGTACTGTAGGCACTGCTAGGGGCATTCTCGGCATCAAGTAGGTA from Vibrio pomeroyi encodes the following:
- a CDS encoding LysR family transcriptional regulator, coding for MSNDIPNFNLLAVFSAVMEQGSLSKAADQLSTNQSTISTALARLKKEIGQELFVRKGRGVAPTSYAQSLYEQIKAPINELNGVFQSMTNFDEQSSERKFVISAPEHLQWVLLNSFAALPNQNLSLEVFDQPDSDERIYEDLLTQEFDAMIDIVVPEHPSIVSETLYEGEFVIVCRADHPRIQGEISEAQFLSEKHAVLDRTRRKVRSLNHYTSLDLSQRKIVFHGRSLFSNILLCSQSDYITVVPLSMAVQFQEKLSLQLFKPPFEYQPMSHYLIWLKKQNSDPAHKWFREQVISTSDAMSKALKDRRLRF
- the gloA gene encoding lactoylglutathione lyase gives rise to the protein MKFLHTMIRVADLDKSIEFYTKVLGMKELERHDNNDYRYTLVFVGYEQGGTTIELTYNWDTNEYEMGNAFGHLALGVEDIYAACDKIKSLGGNVTREAGPVKGGSTHIAFITDPDGYQIELIQLG
- a CDS encoding alkene reductase encodes the protein MTNALFQPIQLGNIELKNRIVMPPMTRSRATQPGNSANEMMAAYYAQRASAGLIVAEGTQISPLGQGYAWTPGIYSDEQIAGWKKVTDAVHEKGGVIFAQLWHVGRVTHPDNIGGEQPISSSAIKAENVKVFIDNGTDEPGFVDVVEPREMTKEDIKEVVEQYRQAALNAIEAGFDGIELHAANGYLINQFIDSEANNRTDEYGGSIENRLRFLGEVVEAMVEAIGADRVGVRLAPFTSLNGTVDATPVETYTAAAAYLNLYKIVYLHIAEVDWDDAPETPKAFKAAVREAFKGVLIYAGKYDSQRGEQAVAEGVTDMVGFGRPFVANPDLPARIQNGFPLAPHDPNTLFGGAEKGLTDYPEYAG
- a CDS encoding DMT family transporter → MMNVKAMRGELYLLCATLLAGVGWIASKLVVMEMPGPVFIGVRFVVASLILLPFCIHHIRKLSFKQVLSLCGVGLLLSASLQVWVFAVSVTESLSEGAFIMSLAMIIAPFVSWVLFRVKPNRAFWMSFPIAILGMLLLTLTNGWHVEQSQIYFLLASMLLSIHFVMNKRVITNIKPIASICIQLFVVGVSGLAFASMTTQPEFEITKTLVFWFIVSAVVATSIRYLLQTVGQHSVNMEVAALIMILEPVWTLLLSVSMLGETVEVQKLIGGAVIIASLFCYIKWSRKK
- a CDS encoding MarR family winged helix-turn-helix transcriptional regulator — its product is MPEEFDRQNSFGWMINVIANKATKDFDLELKKHGLSIALWPTLMCLWEEEGVTQRDIAAKSKVENSTTTRTLDKLEKLELVERRADPHSRRSFRIYLTEKGKALEEVLIPIPVKLNEELMAALDAKEQQQMIGLLKKMVAAV
- a CDS encoding cytochrome b/b6 domain-containing protein; this translates as MKIWDLPTRLYHWLQAALFIGLAGSGFSGNGPHIYLGLALFSLILWRLVWGMIGSDTSRFSQFMSSPRSAWQYLRGRVQPKPGHNPLGAWMVVGMITTLFVQCITGLAIAGFFDTLPYSEVIITDAVFDLLVTAHAIAARMLIAFVALHLLAILVYKLRSKPLVLAMITGKQNQSLSTAHFGNGTQLAFSSNRKALLVLIASVLVTIAIVVMS
- a CDS encoding c-type cytochrome; amino-acid sequence: MKKLTIALLIAVPVMAIAATEVVNNRQQAFSSIEKLNKQVSSELGNRNTDWKKVEELSESLVEHGIVLNSSFAESDTGGKAKETVWSKPEKFNQLMLQMNQGFTELQQASIEQDLSKAKRGLDAANNTCRACHRTYRSRW